A window of Calliopsis andreniformis isolate RMS-2024a chromosome 3, iyCalAndr_principal, whole genome shotgun sequence contains these coding sequences:
- the LOC143177318 gene encoding UDP-glycosyltransferase UGT5-like has product MRNIVSLLTTLTLVLMISDQVYCGKILILVPAPSYSHQIVHHAMALALHKRGHEIVIVTANPRKDIKLANYTQVDFSVAYTVLDKINQKITNYLNTNMLEMYRYLYEVLHDLSDHMFKLPEIQKICKNNGDNFDVIIVESSTGFAPMALGYKFNIPLIGIITQQLHMYNHFSLGNVLLPSHLSNWEFHDTTGGKDLSFWTKLMNFKNMFHLLYDWFKYSIEPQTDIARKYLGDDIPSVLDIASHLKLQICNYDPVLDVAMPLPPNVINVDSFHIEDKPSALTPVPHMVSNNFKLPSQRLDILGALLLIFIQEINEFIGNATDGFIYMSLGTNVKSSMMSREVVKGLYNAFSKLPCRVIWKFETDYLPRKKGNILTSKWIPQQNVLAHPNIKLFIFQGGVQSTEETIHNGVPIVGIPVMFDQMYRIRRLVTLGAGKQIEFTKLNEKVFYETVYEVLTNERYKRNMMELKALKHDKPYNSKDHAVWWVEYVMRHKTATHLRFTEADYPWYQRQNADVIAFLSIILFLVTIVCMIVLVQSIRWIYKTWLRESTKKALYARKNKKND; this is encoded by the exons ATGAGGAACATTGTCTCCCTACTGACGACTCTGACATTGGTGTTGATGATTAGCGATCAAGTGTATTGTGGAAAAATTTTGATACTAGTTCCAGCACCATCATACAGTCATCAGATTGTTCACCATGCGATGGCATTGGCGTTGCACAAACGTGGACATGAGATAGTCATAGTGACAGCAAACCCTAGGAAAGATATAAAGTTGGCCAACTATACGCAGGTTGACTTTAGTGTAGCGTACACGGTCCTGGACAAAATAAACCAAAAAATAACAAACTATCTAAACACAAATATGTTAGAAATGTATCGCTATTTGTACGAAGTCTTGCATGACTTGTCAGATCACATGTTCAAGCTTCCAGAAATACAGAAAATATGCAAGAACAACGGTGACAACTTCGACGTGATCATTGTAGAAAGTTCAACAGGTTTTGCTCCCATGGCTCTTGGATACAAATTTAACATTCCTCTAATTG GTATTATAACTCAACAGCTGCACATGTACAATCACTTTTCGCTTGGTAACGTACTACTGCCTTCCCATCTATCTAATTGGGAGTTTCACGATACGACAGGGGGCAAAGACTTATCGTTCTGGACCAAGCTCATGAACTTCAAAAATATGTTTCATCTTCTCTATGACTGGTTTAAGTACAGTATAGAACCGCAAACAGACATCGCGAGGAAGTATCTCGGAGACGATATTCCTTCAGTCCTAGACATCGCGTCACACCTGAAACTGCAGATATGTAACTACGACCCTGTGCTCGATGTTGCTATGCCACTACCTCCAAATGTCATCAATGTTGATAGTTTCCACATTGAGGATAAGCCTTCTGCTTTGACACCG GTACCACATATGGTATCCAACAATTTCAAAT TACCGTCACAAAGGTTGGACATTCTCGGTGCATTGTTACTTATCTTTATTCAGGAAATAAACGAGTTTATAGGGAACGCAACCGATGGTTTCATCTACATGAGTCTTGGCACCAATGTGAAGTCCTCAATGATGTCACGTGAAGTGGTGAAGGGACTCTATAACGCCTTCTCTAAGTTACCATGTAGAgttatttggaaatttgaaacggATTACTTGCCAAGGAAGAAAGGAAATATCCTTACTAGCAAGTGGATTCCTCAGCAAAATGTCCTCG CCCATCCGAACATCAAACTATTCATCTTCCAAGGCGGAGTCCAAAGTACAGAGGAGACTATACATAACGGCGTACCGATCGTAGGAATACCCGTTATGTTTGACCAAATGTATAGGATCCGGAGGCTCGTGACACTAGGCGCTGGCAAGCAAATCGAGTTCACAAAACTCAATGAGAAAGTGTTCTACGAGACAGTCTACGAGGTTCTTACCAACGAAAG GTACAAGAGGAACATGATGGAATTGAAGGCACTAAAGCATGACAAACCGTACAATTCCAAGGACCATGCAGTGTGGTGGGTAGAATACGTGATGCGGCACAAAACGGCAACGCATCTTCGATTCACCGAAGCAGACTATCCTTGGTATCAGCGACAAAACGCTGATGTGATTGCATTTCTATCGATAATTCTGTTCCTCGTAACAATAGTCTGTATGATAGTTCTCGTTCAAAGCATACGATGGATCTATAAAACCTGGTTACGCGAGTCTACGAAGAAAGCTTTGTATGCacggaaaaataagaaaaacgacTGA